A genomic window from Accipiter gentilis chromosome 1, bAccGen1.1, whole genome shotgun sequence includes:
- the LOC126043027 gene encoding zinc finger protein 239-like, translating into MVPAGPPGGSGRRALALAAEAERPHGCEQCGKAFAQAGALAKHRRVHTGEKPYRCPVCAKAFALSSGLVLHKRTHTGERPHACPLCGKAFISSSHLALHLRSHTGERKYQCPVCGKLFLQSSHLVRHKAIHTGERPFKCDDCGKLFGRASHLVTHRRVHTGERPFKCLQCEKAFTQKAGLVLHIRLHTGERPYACDKCGKNFRSSAHLVSHQLLESGERNFKCSTCGKAFKQASSLKQHLKTHEAREPHRCSVCSRAFSRSSYLQLHMRTHSGERPYHCLVCNRTYAKISTFEKHCKKHQQDEEGPDARPRPMTTRAKALAEKKKREQKQQHQDDSLEQPHQADPKQQQAERL; encoded by the coding sequence atggtgccggcggggccgccgggcgGGTCGGGCCGCCGGGCGTTGGCGCTCGCCGCCGAGGCGGAGCGGCCCCACGGGTGCGAGCAGTGCGGGAAGGCCTTCGCGCAGGCTGGCGCCCTGGCCAAGCACCGGCGGGTCCACACCGGGGAGAAGCCCTACCGCTGCCCTGTCTGCGCCAAGGCCTTCGCCCTCTCCTCGGGGCTGGTCCTCCACAAGCGCACCCACACCGGGGAGCGGCCCCACGCCTGCCCGCTCTGCGGCAAGGCCTTCATCTCCTCCTCGCACCTCGCCCTCCACCTCCGCTCTCACACGGGCGAGCGCAAGTACCAGTGCCCCGTCTGCGGGAAGCTCTTCCTCCAGTCCTCCCACCTGGTGCGCCACAAGGCCATCCACACTGGTGAGAGGCCCTTCAAGTGCGACGACTGCGGCAAGCTCTTCGGGCGCGCCTCGCACCTCGTGACCCACCGCCGCGTGCACACGGGCGAGAGGCCTTTCAAGTGCCTGCAGTGCGAGAAGGCCTTCACGCAGAAGGCCGGGCTGGTCCTCCACATCCGCCTGCACACCGGGGAGCGGCCCTACGCGTGTGACAAGTGCGGGAAGAACTTCCGCTCCTCCGCCCACCTTGTGTCGCACCAGCTTCTCGAGTCGGGCGAGAGGAACTTCAAGTGCTCCACCTGCGGGAAGGCCTTCAAGCAGGCGTCGTCCCTCAAGCAGCACCTGAAGACCCACGAGGCGCGCGAGCCTCACCGCTGCTCAGTTTGCAGCCGAGCCTTTTCCAGGTCCTCTTACCTCCAGCTTCACATGAGAACGCATAGCGGGGAGCGGCCGTACCACTGCTTGGTTTGCAACCGGACGTATGCCAAAATTTCTACCTttgaaaaacactgtaaaaagcACCAGCAGGACGAAGAGGGGCCTGATGCTAGACCCAGGCCAATGACCACCAGGGCAAAAGCCctggctgaaaagaaaaagcgggagcagaaacagcagcatcAAGATGACAGCCTCGAGCAACCTCACCAGGCTgacccaaagcagcagcaggcggAAAGGCTGTAA